A window of Rosa rugosa chromosome 7, drRosRugo1.1, whole genome shotgun sequence genomic DNA:
TCAACCAACAACAATCAGAGCCACTACAATTTCAAGAGGAAGACTTGAAGCCCATGAAGGATCACATAGATCTCGACGCTCAGACGAAGAAGAGAGACCTGAAAGAGATCGCCGGAAGCTTCTGGTCTGCCGCTTCGGTGTTCAGCAAGAAACTGCAGAAGTGGCGGCAGAAGCAGAAGCTCAAGAAGCGGCGAAACGGCGGCGGATCGGCCACATTGCCTGTGGAGAAGCCCATTGGGCGACAGTTCAGAGAAACCCAGTCGGAGATCGCTGATTACGGCTTCGGTCGGCGCTCATGCGACACCGATCCCCGGTTTTCGCTTGATGCGGGTCGGATGTCACTCGACGCGGGTCGGATGTCTTTCGACGACCCGAGATACTCTTTCGACGAGCCTCGCGCTTCGTGGGACGGGTACCTAATTGGAAGGACTTTTCCGAGAATGCCCACCATGCTCTCGGTGGTGGAGGATGCTCCGGTGGTTGTTTCGAGAATCGATGCTCAAATTCCGGTGGAGGAGCCGATGAATGCTATTAACGAAGAGGACCCGGTTCCTGGCGGGTCGGTCCAGACCCAGAACTACTATTCGGACTCTTCTTCCAGGCGGCGCAAGAGTCTGGACCGGTCCAACTCCATCAGGAagacggcggcggcggtggtggcTGAGATTGACGAAATGAAGTCGGTTTCGAATTCCAAAGTGTCGCCCACTACTGCTGACTACTTCCATGGGCCGAAGCTGGTGGCTCCTGATCGAGAGTCGAGAGATTCTAACTCGAACTCTCTCCGCGATGACTGCTCGGAGACCTTTGAGATGGCGTTTCGCGGCGGCGATCCTGTGCTGCGCGGCGGTGATTCGGTGTCTCGCGGTGGGGATTCGGCGGCGTCGGTTGTGGGGAATGGGGAGAGGAAAGATTGTAAGCAGAAGTCTAGAAGGTGGAGCAAGGCCTGGAACATTTGGAGTTTCATACACAGGAGGAGTGGGAACAAGGAGGATGATGAAGATAGGTATAGTAGTAGGCCTAATGGGGTAGAGAGGTCGTTTTCGGAGTCTTGGCCGGAGCTGAGAGGCGGCGGGGAGCGAAATGGGGAAGCAAAGGGTTTCAACCCAAAGATTACGAGGAGCAACAGCAGTGCTAGTTGGAGAAACTCACATAGCTTTGGAGGTGGGGCTTTTGGGAGTATGAGGAAGAATGGTGCTGTTGTTGAGCCACATGTGAATGGAAATGGCAATGCAAATGGGAATGTGAATGGGAATGGGAatggaaggaagaagaaggaagagttTGTGCTGGAGAGGAATCGGAGCGCAAGGTATTCACCGAATCACATTGACAATGGACTCTTGCGGTTCTACTTGACGCCGATGAGGAACAGCTGGAGGAGTGGAGGAGGAGCTGGGAAGAGCAGGTCGAATCAGGCACATTCCATCGCCAGAAGTGTACTCCGATTGTACTGAAAGCAAAATTGAGGGTTGGGTTCATAAGGGGTGTTTGTTCTTTGGTTTAGtttaatcttggttaatttCGCTGCATTTTGTTGTGTAAAACCACACAAGCCTAAATGCACTCTTGTTGGTTGGTTGgggataagaaaaaaaaagaaagcacTTTGAGATGTTTATCTTGCCTGTGAGTACCATGCTTTTGCTTCTGTTACTCAAATAACAAGAATTTCAGTGTCTCTCTGGGTTTGATGTCGATTCATTAGTTTAACCCTTTCTGGGTCTTTAACTGGCTAGATACAAAATAAGGCAAATGCAATGTGTAAGCAAACTGGGTTTCTAGGTCCCAAtttgctcctttttttttttttttttttgaataaagggctggtgcgacTGCCCTCAAGCATTTTTCTTCTTATCACAAACAGAATTGGGTTTTCGCCTTATTGCATTATTGGTGAAGAAGGCTGAAGGAGTTCTGGCATCTTATACATTCTGGAGAGAGCAGTAACATTCAGGGCAATTGTCCCAGATTAATTGAagcaatcattcatattcaTATAGGGTACGATTtgagttttgatttttatttccTTTGGGAACCAAGCAATCAAAAACCTTGGGCGTGTGGCCCAGACTGTTAGGCTTTGGATTTAGTCCCTGGTTGAAAATCACTTGCTGCCTGAATTATGTTATGGCAGTTGCTATCTCAGATGGAATGTAGAGACTATAACTGCACATAAGCATAGAGGAGCCTCAATTTGACCCCACTCTGATAAAGAAAGAGCTCCATGCTGGTCTTGCTCTTATGTTGTTGGCCCTGCTCAAACAGTTGGTCGTCTCTGCATATATGCATGTTTCTTCTTGCACTGCTTTTGTATGAAGTGCTTATTTCAGTTGCATTTTCGATAGAAGTGTTTTTGTAAGAAGCAAATTTAAATTTAAGTTTTCGTGGGACAAATGTCAAGGGAAAATTACTTGGTGCTATAAAAAATTTCAATGTTGTCCACCATCATATTTTTTGTCTTGTACGTTGTTAGATGATGTTATGAGATGTTTTTCACGTGAATTGTCAGTTTTCGGTCGAATAAAAAGATGTCGGTGTGACGGTGACCGAAGACAAATAAGATCAAAAATTTGAGCATGAAGGAGTCAACATACTTAATTGCTACTTCGTTTATAGGAGTAGGTTTGTCATAGACACCATTACAGAAGATAGTAAAGTCCAATTTACACGTGAAATTGATGAAAAGACATGTTCCCAAGACTCTTCAAGAAATTCTTCCATAACGTAAGAAGCACTTTCAATTATTTATGCGGAAAGGCCGGATTCTTTGAACTTTGGGTTTTGCTGGAAGGTTGTAGATAGTGAGATTTAGCGAGTGATTAGGAAGGTGTTAGAATGAAAGCAAGTCTCTGGCAAAATGCAGAAGCACAAGGTCAAATTCACTAGTGGAATGAGTAAATGGATGAAATCCAGAAAAGCAAAAGTCCACACAAATCCAAAAGGTTGGCATCACTGTATCAGATTCGAATACATTAAAATTGCCTAAAAGAGAGTGAAAGTTAAATATGATTCAAGGGTGGAATATGTTGTGGTATTTACATGGATTTGTTAATGCAGAGTGGGATGAGAAATGATTGTCACTTATTGACTTATGTGTGTCCACTCTCAACTCTGAGTCTCTGTTCTAGACTTCTAGTGTAATTACAGCATGAGAGTTATTACaattaaaattattattatAGCCATACTGATACAAATTAGAGATTTGAAGTATTATATAATGTTTTGAAGTATTGAAACTCTGTTAAATTAATTCATACGGTAATTTTTAGAAGTAATTAGAACATCTTAAGATATGCATATATATCGAGCAAAATATAAAGTGAGCTTAAAAACCTATAAAATTAGAATCAATCATATATTGGGGAGCCTGGCAAGATGAACTTTGACCAGAAAAACTCACAAATTTAAACAAGATCTTTAAGAAGATTGATCGACCCAGATCCCATAGTCAAAACAAGAACTAAACCATGGGGCCAGTAAGCATGTTATAAGGAATAAAAACCGATCAAAGTTTTTTGGATTCACTAAGTTTGAGATTATTCTTTCTCATCTGTATATGTAAAAGCTCCACGATCAACTCCAAAGTCAAAAGGTTATCATGAAAAACATCCCAACATGCTTCTTTCATGGAGGAGataaagaaaccagaaaaggaaaagagagaaagagaagaggcCCGTAATCCAATGGTGTCTGAGACTCATATTAGTCTGAATGTGGGAAAGAAATGGGTGGataatgatttgtttaaggTAATGTGGGAAGTTAATTATATGTCAAAGGTTGTAGGCTCATGTCTCCAACTTAGCCTCGGTGTTTGTTTGTCCCTTCTACCATTCTAGAAATTATATAGAGTTATTAGATAATTATAGGTCAATACTCTTAATCTCTTATataaattaattattaattaatcgTGTTTATTGGATTGACACTTGATTTACATGAGATATATATTTGCCCTAGCTATAGGGACTATACCTTATGTTACCATCTTAGAGCATTAGCAAACTCTCTATCTTTGCTCATTAGATAtattggagagcatgtttagcttttcaTCAATTTTAGCAACTGCACCAGATTTCTAAGTGActctttattttaatttttagctATCTAGCTCTTAAGTATAGATAGCGAGATGATgctctctattatttttgttaattcaaaacattcatttaaagttattttatgtaatttataaatacacataaattttttttttcctcattcAATAAATGAtactagactccaaacacactctaTGGGTGTGGATAATTACGTAAGAAGTTATTCCAtagaatgtggagaaaattgctgcacatattttgtttttgattttttttgttaaatttcttttgtttttcttttagttgtgaattgaccattttatctttctcaaatattacagttcaaatgttttttaatatttgagggatattttggtaaaatttttctgttttggctaacaaactctcttctcttaataatagtatagataaatacaaaactagctaaaatagagagtacTGATGCCATATAAAAGTGACcagctaaaataactttttagctactttggctaaaatttgactaaaaaatgactagcattgctaaaTATGCTCTTATGTAGGCTGGTAATTAATATTTGTGGCACAAACTAATTTCGGTATTTGGTATTTGGTGGTGTTTCAATTTTAACCATCTTTTTACACGAGTTTATGAGACTCAATGTGGCATGAAATTTGAAAAAACATAGATTTGGTGCTAGCTTGAATTGTGACCCCTTATGTATCAGAAAGCCTTCCTATATAGCACAaagttttcaaagaaaaatcACATTTTCAAATTCTCAGAGATTTTTTTTCCTATGAATGCCGGGAAGAATGTCCAAAACTCATATAGAAACCAATCTCATAATTCTTTAAGACCCAAAATCATATTAGAGAGATCATTTATTGGActtacttttcgatcacatttcagcAAAATCTATCATTCGGTTCCAATTTACtaaaaatttacagaaatgatATATATGGAGGCTCAAAACTAAGCAGTAGATTTGTTGagatgtgattgaaaagtgagtTCAAAGAATCTCTTAATAGAATGGGTATGTATCTAATATAAAGTGAAGCCAAAAATATATCTATCAAACTACGCTACATAGACCACGTTTTCACGAACCCTGTAATATATCACAATTTTGTATTTTGGCTCATATTAGAAGCATATGaataaaacttaaaaaaaaaaaaaaaagcaagaaaaAAGTAAAACCAATTGTTTTCATTTTGACCTTTCAATTGTAAATCGATGAAATGGACTAGGATTGCGAATAAAACTGTACATTTTGTAACCACATCGACCAAAGATCGCCCTATAAAACACTATGGCTACAACTGAAATTCAAGTAAAATGCATGAACCAAATCTCCTATTTCCTTTGCCTAGTCATCATCACTATCAATTTCATCAACAGAAGACCTAGTCTGGAGGCTCATGCGTCTAGTTATGAACACGTTATTGTAATAACTCACAATGCTTTTCCTGCATTTATTAGGAAAACGCTTAAAGGCAAGCTTCCAAAAGCTTGCTTCATTTGATAGCGGATTCTTTCTCACTAGAGATTCGAAGGTACTTTGTTCTTTCAAAGTCCATGACTTCGAGGCAAATTCTCCCATTTCATCAAACTTCCAAGTCCGGAATGCAGGACCAATTTCGGCTTGCAAACGGAGTCTCGCTTCATCGATGTGGTGTTTGACACAACCAGCAGATCCAGGAGAGACACAAGAACAAGAGTCAGGTCTCCCCTTCCCAATCGATTTTGTATCAGCTCCTGCATTTTTTAACCGTTTGATGGGATACATTCGAGTGCCCAACCACTTCTTTGAAGCATCACCAACGTAACGATTTTTCCTATTGACAGGACCTGTCCACTCAGGAACTTCAGCCTGAAAACCAGGCCCAATTGGAACAGACTTTCGAAAGTACTGACCATCTGAGAAGAGCAATCTCAATATTTCTGCAGCCTTTGAATTTCTATTGCTCGACCTCAGTGAAGATGAAGAGTGAGCTGAAGGAGTAGATCTTGGAAGATCATCATCACTGGAAATCAATAACCTCAAAGCTCTTTCGAGTTCTGAATCACACTCATCTAAACTTGAAGAATCCGAACTATTGACTGAATCATTAACATTCGTAGAGGTTGCATTACAAAGGTTGGAGTATTCTGGAGTTAACTTGTTTGAACCATGGGCTGACTCATCTTTATCAATTAAGGCAGAGGTAGAAAACTCCTTGCAGGAGTTACCATATTGTTCCATATCATCCACAATGGTCCAACCATGGGCTGATTCATCGGAATCCATTAAGGAGGAGGCAGGATAAATTTTGCAGGATGGACCATATTTTCTCATATCATCCAGAATGGTCAAATCATAAGCTGGCTTCAGTTTATATTCATCCTCAATTGTCAACAAACTTCCAGAACTGTTTGAGTTACAGACAGGCTGTGGTTTGAAGATTTGATTGTTTTCATTTGTGTTGGTTAAGCATGAGACAGAATGGCCAGTACAAATTCTCTTGACTCGATGATCATCAGATGTCCTAGTAGCCATTCCAGAAGCGCCAAGGTAGTTTCTACCTTTAAGGAACTGGTCAAGTTTTCTCTTA
This region includes:
- the LOC133723362 gene encoding AT-rich interactive domain-containing protein 2-like, encoding MATRTSDDHRVKRICTGHSVSCLTNTNENNQIFKPQPVCNSNSSGSLLTIEDEYKLKPAYDLTILDDMRKYGPSCKIYPASSLMDSDESAHGWTIVDDMEQYGNSCKEFSTSALIDKDESAHGSNKLTPEYSNLCNATSTNVNDSVNSSDSSSLDECDSELERALRLLISSDDDLPRSTPSAHSSSSLRSSNRNSKAAEILRLLFSDGQYFRKSVPIGPGFQAEVPEWTGPVNRKNRYVGDASKKWLGTRMYPIKRLKNAGADTKSIGKGRPDSCSCVSPGSAGCVKHHIDEARLRLQAEIGPAFRTWKFDEMGEFASKSWTLKEQSTFESLVRKNPLSNEASFWKLAFKRFPNKCRKSIVSYYNNVFITRRMSLQTRSSVDEIDSDDD
- the LOC133721851 gene encoding protein OCTOPUS, with product MNPSTDPPPPPNPPQPHRPSTSCDRHPEENFTGFCPSCLCERLAVLHPSTTSASSSSRKPPTSSTAAAALKAIFKPPIGGGGASSKARPTTSFFPELRRTKSFSASKNEGFSGVFEPQRKSCDVRGRNTLWCLFNQENPNKKEQPTWGAAGPETEVETRNLAGPSSSFRGPVFESKEEEEEDEDEDEEEEEEEEEEQNQNQNDRGIGRISDELNVGNVSEIRVPEIVEEEEEDEIQQHQLNQQQSEPLQFQEEDLKPMKDHIDLDAQTKKRDLKEIAGSFWSAASVFSKKLQKWRQKQKLKKRRNGGGSATLPVEKPIGRQFRETQSEIADYGFGRRSCDTDPRFSLDAGRMSLDAGRMSFDDPRYSFDEPRASWDGYLIGRTFPRMPTMLSVVEDAPVVVSRIDAQIPVEEPMNAINEEDPVPGGSVQTQNYYSDSSSRRRKSLDRSNSIRKTAAAVVAEIDEMKSVSNSKVSPTTADYFHGPKLVAPDRESRDSNSNSLRDDCSETFEMAFRGGDPVLRGGDSVSRGGDSAASVVGNGERKDCKQKSRRWSKAWNIWSFIHRRSGNKEDDEDRYSSRPNGVERSFSESWPELRGGGERNGEAKGFNPKITRSNSSASWRNSHSFGGGAFGSMRKNGAVVEPHVNGNGNANGNVNGNGNGRKKKEEFVLERNRSARYSPNHIDNGLLRFYLTPMRNSWRSGGGAGKSRSNQAHSIARSVLRLY